A stretch of Pontibacter akesuensis DNA encodes these proteins:
- a CDS encoding YgaP family membrane protein, with amino-acid sequence MTKNMGTTDRLVRSALAAGAAALIATKTVKGPAAIALGGLATIFALTSSVGHCPAYDVADINTL; translated from the coding sequence ATGACAAAGAATATGGGAACAACAGACCGCTTGGTGCGGTCGGCACTGGCAGCGGGCGCAGCAGCGCTTATTGCCACCAAAACAGTGAAAGGACCGGCAGCCATTGCATTGGGCGGGCTGGCCACCATCTTTGCGCTTACAAGCTCGGTGGGGCATTGCCCGGCTTACGATGTGGCCGACATCAATACCCTATAA
- the crcB gene encoding fluoride efflux transporter CrcB: MIKQILLVGLGGGIGSMLRFLTSVVTARYYPSFFFLSTFAVNIIGCFLIGLLLGALGQSVHTNQDLKVLFITGFCGGYTTFSAFAAENVHLMQNNSYWVAMLYIGLSIITGLLAVWLGLTMAK, translated from the coding sequence ATGATCAAACAAATTCTACTCGTTGGACTTGGAGGCGGAATTGGCAGCATGTTACGTTTTTTGACTTCTGTCGTGACTGCAAGATATTACCCGAGCTTCTTTTTTCTTTCAACATTTGCGGTCAACATTATTGGTTGCTTCCTAATCGGACTTCTGCTCGGAGCACTTGGTCAGAGTGTTCACACAAACCAGGATTTAAAAGTTTTGTTCATTACAGGGTTCTGTGGTGGCTACACCACCTTTTCAGCTTTTGCAGCCGAGAATGTTCATTTGATGCAAAACAACAGCTACTGGGTAGCCATGCTGTACATCGGACTCAGTATAATCACAGGACTACTTGCGGTATGGCTCGGTTTAACAATGGCCAAATAA
- a CDS encoding AMP nucleosidase, which yields MNEDEVQNWLPRYTGVPLGEFGEYILLTNFINYVKMFADRFGVEVKGEDKPMQTATANNITIVNFGMGSAMAATVMDLLSAVKPKAALFLGKCGGLKKKTRLGDLILPIAAIRGEGTSSDYLPQEIPALPSFRLQRAVSSMIKKHEMDYWTGTVYTTNRRVWEHDEEFKEYLRQIRAIGIDMETATIFTVGFTNKIPHGALLLVSDNPMTPEGVKTSESDKLVTTSYVEKHLSIGIDSLLELINSGESVKHLRFD from the coding sequence TTGAATGAAGACGAAGTGCAGAACTGGCTCCCGCGCTACACGGGCGTGCCGTTGGGAGAGTTTGGGGAGTACATCCTGCTCACCAATTTCATAAACTATGTCAAGATGTTTGCCGATAGGTTTGGTGTGGAGGTAAAAGGGGAGGACAAGCCCATGCAAACAGCTACGGCCAATAATATCACTATCGTCAATTTTGGTATGGGTAGCGCCATGGCGGCAACCGTAATGGACCTGCTGTCAGCCGTGAAACCGAAAGCCGCTCTGTTCCTGGGCAAATGCGGCGGACTGAAAAAGAAGACACGGTTAGGTGACCTCATCCTCCCAATCGCTGCCATCCGGGGTGAAGGGACTTCTAGCGATTACCTGCCACAGGAAATTCCGGCATTGCCCTCGTTCCGTTTGCAACGTGCCGTATCATCGATGATAAAGAAGCATGAAATGGACTATTGGACCGGTACGGTATATACCACGAACCGACGCGTCTGGGAGCACGACGAGGAGTTTAAGGAGTACCTGCGCCAGATACGTGCCATCGGTATTGACATGGAAACCGCCACCATCTTTACAGTTGGCTTCACTAATAAAATACCGCACGGTGCTTTATTGCTTGTATCGGATAACCCAATGACACCAGAAGGTGTGAAAACCTCTGAAAGCGATAAGCTGGTGACCACCAGTTACGTGGAGAAACACCTGAGCATAGGCATAGACTCACTGCTGGAGCTTATCAACTCAGGTGAGTCAGTGAAGCACTTGCGCTTCGACTAG
- a CDS encoding CatA-like O-acetyltransferase, with product MKTVYSKAPFRTEGWEREEHFHFFRSFAQPFFNVHTQIDITKLYHYAKWEGLPVSLAYLYAATEGTRATENFLLRLEGDEVVKYEAVDISTTVLKDNKTISFVHLPHHPDLHTFCQHASEIIAEVKKSNKLFCGHNGPDLVHATTLPWFNFKGMEHAHPEDPSDAIPKLAFGRLEWKGQQVMLPVSVRVHHALADGYHIHLFLESINRTIDAVGSSVQAPSRQESAKAPLHKIFMQYLVNRVMSGIHAS from the coding sequence ATGAAAACAGTATACAGTAAAGCTCCTTTCAGAACAGAGGGGTGGGAGCGAGAGGAGCATTTTCACTTTTTTAGATCCTTTGCTCAGCCGTTCTTCAACGTGCACACGCAGATAGATATTACCAAGCTATACCATTACGCTAAGTGGGAGGGCCTGCCGGTATCCCTTGCCTATCTGTATGCGGCCACAGAGGGCACTCGCGCCACCGAGAACTTCCTGCTAAGGCTGGAGGGCGATGAGGTGGTAAAGTATGAGGCGGTGGACATTTCCACGACGGTGCTGAAGGACAATAAAACCATATCGTTCGTACACCTTCCGCACCACCCTGACCTGCACACCTTCTGCCAGCATGCATCAGAGATTATAGCGGAGGTAAAAAAGAGCAACAAGCTGTTCTGTGGCCACAATGGACCCGATTTGGTACATGCCACTACGCTGCCATGGTTTAACTTCAAGGGTATGGAGCATGCGCACCCGGAGGACCCAAGCGATGCCATCCCAAAGTTGGCCTTCGGCAGGCTGGAGTGGAAGGGCCAGCAGGTCATGCTTCCCGTGAGTGTGCGGGTACATCATGCCCTGGCTGACGGTTACCACATTCACCTGTTCCTGGAAAGCATAAATAGAACCATAGATGCTGTAGGCAGTTCTGTTCAAGCGCCTTCCCGGCAAGAGTCTGCGAAGGCGCCGCTACATAAAATCTTTATGCAGTATCTGGTTAACCGGGTGATGAGCGGCATTCATGCTTCCTGA
- a CDS encoding Crp/Fnr family transcriptional regulator, whose translation MLTEYRAEVMRFIDTHQHLLEKYGVSCVQYGLHQKLLQQAASPRSVFILSSGLVKVMRTTSLGQAFTLGIFDRGEVLGDVETIMSMPYFGTVETVTDCTFWRIAPEQFLKMLAQEPDFNLLIHRAMISRLLNTSEKAAIQSTNKLFYSLLVVLREFSRLNELQISKSLVADALGTSVRNLNRLLVELEESKTVKIQHTVIAEINPKLLQQKIHAYENSIQ comes from the coding sequence ATGTTAACCGAGTACAGGGCAGAGGTGATGCGGTTCATAGACACCCATCAGCACCTACTGGAGAAGTACGGGGTAAGCTGTGTACAGTACGGGCTACACCAAAAGCTATTGCAACAGGCCGCTTCGCCCCGCAGCGTTTTCATCCTTTCCTCTGGTTTGGTCAAGGTAATGCGCACCACCTCCCTAGGGCAGGCATTCACACTGGGCATTTTTGATAGGGGTGAGGTGCTCGGGGATGTGGAAACCATCATGAGCATGCCTTATTTTGGCACCGTGGAGACTGTCACTGACTGCACATTCTGGAGAATAGCCCCGGAGCAGTTCCTGAAAATGCTCGCGCAGGAGCCAGATTTCAACCTGCTGATTCACCGGGCCATGATCTCAAGGCTGCTGAACACATCCGAAAAAGCAGCAATCCAAAGTACTAACAAGCTTTTCTACTCTTTGCTGGTTGTACTTCGCGAGTTCTCTAGGCTAAACGAGCTCCAGATTTCAAAGTCACTGGTTGCAGATGCCCTAGGCACCTCTGTCCGGAACCTGAACAGGCTGCTGGTGGAGTTAGAAGAGTCGAAAACCGTTAAAATTCAGCATACCGTCATTGCAGAAATCAATCCGAAACTGCTGCAGCAAAAGATACATGCATATGAAAACAGTATACAGTAA
- a CDS encoding RNA polymerase sigma factor yields MTLPLQAVIPEEELVARLRAEDPAAFSLLYDNYSAAVYGIALRIVGCEQSAQDITQETFVKDWRAFPSYDYQKQTTYEKTLI; encoded by the coding sequence TTGACTTTACCTTTACAAGCAGTCATCCCGGAGGAGGAACTTGTGGCCCGTCTGCGGGCAGAGGACCCAGCCGCCTTTTCCCTGCTGTACGACAACTACTCGGCGGCCGTCTACGGCATCGCCCTGCGCATCGTCGGCTGCGAGCAGTCCGCCCAGGACATCACGCAGGAGACCTTTGTCAAGGACTGGCGCGCGTTCCCCTCCTACGACTATCAGAAACAAACAACATATGAAAAAACTTTAATATGA
- a CDS encoding STAS domain-containing protein has protein sequence MGVAVQHMGDYSLVVADGHVDAADCQALGKAINQAGLSLHGNVWVDCERVASISTEALRAVLSLSSTADKTGVALVFYQLSPALKEVMRDSRLDSVLHIVPSIAEAGKMCRKGRGL, from the coding sequence ATGGGCGTAGCGGTGCAGCACATGGGGGATTACAGTCTGGTGGTGGCAGACGGGCACGTGGACGCGGCGGACTGCCAGGCGCTCGGGAAGGCCATAAACCAGGCCGGGCTGTCGCTGCACGGGAACGTGTGGGTGGACTGCGAACGGGTGGCCTCCATCTCAACGGAGGCCCTCCGCGCGGTGCTCTCCCTATCGAGCACGGCTGACAAGACGGGCGTGGCCCTGGTGTTCTACCAGTTGAGTCCTGCATTGAAAGAGGTCATGCGGGACTCCAGGCTGGATAGCGTGCTGCACATCGTGCCGAGCATCGCCGAGGCTGGCAAAATGTGCAGAAAGGGAAGGGGGCTGTGA
- a CDS encoding type IV toxin-antitoxin system AbiEi family antitoxin domain-containing protein produces the protein MSIMQQVRERIEQAQPGQLLTYADFQVADSQLEALAAALSRLTKQGVVNRLAKGRYYKPKETVFGSVKPSEREIIKSLSTSKGNIKGYESGLGLYNQLGLTTQVPQEVTLMTRKQRRVAKVGKTKIRYVQSPTHFKSSDVDKLQVLDALRGYKKIPDRNSEKTILLLLEYIRKLAERDMERFLALALDYNPATRALLGALLEQLDYAQEAEKLKQSLNPLTKYKLGISGSILPNRKDWNII, from the coding sequence ATGAGCATTATGCAGCAAGTCCGGGAAAGAATTGAACAGGCCCAACCCGGTCAGCTGCTGACTTACGCTGATTTTCAGGTAGCTGATAGCCAGCTGGAGGCCTTGGCAGCGGCGCTAAGCCGCCTTACCAAGCAAGGAGTAGTAAACCGGCTGGCAAAAGGCCGCTACTATAAGCCAAAGGAAACCGTGTTCGGCAGCGTAAAACCATCCGAAAGGGAAATCATTAAGAGCCTTAGCACCTCCAAAGGCAACATCAAAGGGTACGAGAGCGGCCTGGGGCTTTACAACCAGCTGGGCCTGACCACGCAGGTTCCCCAGGAGGTGACGCTGATGACGCGCAAGCAACGCCGGGTGGCGAAGGTCGGGAAAACCAAAATCCGTTATGTGCAGAGCCCCACCCACTTCAAGTCGTCTGACGTTGACAAGCTGCAGGTCCTGGACGCACTGCGCGGTTACAAGAAGATCCCGGACCGCAACAGCGAAAAGACGATCCTCCTGCTGCTGGAGTATATCAGAAAATTAGCCGAGCGTGACATGGAGCGGTTCCTGGCGCTGGCGCTGGACTACAACCCAGCCACCCGTGCCCTGCTGGGAGCCTTGCTGGAGCAGCTGGACTATGCCCAGGAGGCAGAGAAGCTGAAGCAGTCCCTGAACCCGTTGACTAAATACAAATTGGGCATTAGCGGGAGCATCCTGCCCAACAGAAAAGACTGGAATATCATATGA
- a CDS encoding nucleotidyl transferase AbiEii/AbiGii toxin family protein, with the protein MNLHQNPEVFRDAITATAEALQIRDVYVEKDYWVTLVLYRLAHSPYVGQAIFKGGTSLSKAYNLVERFSEDIDLAINAPESMSNNQVMQLIRKISKEITRDMAEVEDPHRTSKGSRFRKTLHDYRATVQGDYGQATDKILVEINSFASPNPHQLMPITTYISQFMAQRSLLDLIRQYGLEPFVVNVVRLERTFTEKVLALVRASYAQDPIDELGSKIRHVYDLHAMLRVPAVAAFLHSEDFFEMIWAVQADDARNSEFQGDWATQPLDACLLFTDVGGAWNSLASAYQQEFRSLVYGTLPDAKELVAVLGKVAARLQAFGDREN; encoded by the coding sequence ATGAACCTGCACCAAAACCCAGAAGTGTTCCGGGACGCCATCACGGCTACGGCGGAGGCCCTGCAGATCAGGGACGTGTATGTGGAGAAGGATTACTGGGTGACGCTGGTGCTCTACCGCTTGGCCCACTCTCCCTATGTGGGGCAGGCTATCTTCAAGGGCGGCACCTCCCTCTCCAAGGCCTATAACCTGGTGGAGCGCTTTTCAGAGGACATTGACTTGGCCATCAACGCGCCCGAAAGCATGTCTAACAACCAGGTCATGCAGCTGATCCGCAAAATATCAAAGGAAATAACCCGGGATATGGCGGAAGTGGAGGACCCGCATCGGACCAGCAAGGGCTCCCGCTTCCGTAAGACGCTGCACGACTACAGGGCCACGGTACAGGGGGACTACGGCCAGGCAACTGATAAGATTTTGGTGGAGATCAACTCCTTTGCCAGCCCAAATCCACACCAGCTGATGCCGATCACGACTTACATCAGCCAATTTATGGCCCAGCGTAGCTTGCTGGACCTGATACGCCAATACGGGCTGGAACCCTTTGTGGTGAACGTGGTGCGCCTGGAGCGCACCTTCACGGAGAAGGTGCTGGCTTTGGTGCGGGCTTCCTATGCCCAGGATCCCATAGATGAATTGGGCAGTAAGATCCGCCATGTCTACGACCTGCACGCGATGCTGAGAGTACCCGCGGTCGCCGCTTTTCTGCACAGCGAGGACTTCTTCGAGATGATTTGGGCTGTGCAGGCCGATGATGCCCGCAACAGCGAGTTTCAGGGAGACTGGGCCACACAGCCGCTGGATGCCTGTCTGCTGTTTACCGATGTGGGCGGAGCCTGGAATTCTTTAGCGTCTGCTTACCAGCAGGAATTCCGTTCCCTCGTGTATGGCACGCTGCCTGACGCGAAGGAACTGGTTGCCGTCCTGGGAAAGGTCGCTGCACGCCTTCAGGCATTCGGAGACAGGGAGAATTGA
- a CDS encoding transposase — MQGRKTFTDEKELHFSLSAHVPEHSFYRQLKQQLDLNFLYELTGQFYGRCGQQSIDPVVFFKLCLVGYLENIISDRKLIEHCSMAVDTAKGVISHVRADFGDGRDSQHLPSLVMQVQGRLKENALLMQELLADAGYSNGSNYHMLEQQGITGWIPVFGKYKPEIEAFPYDKESDRYMCPMGKPHPFKGFDRTADGRLLKNYWAAPADCRQCASKPTCAPKARCRKITRTAYDEQYQRAYARQNSRRGKRMKKLRQSTVDPVFGTLVQHYGLRRIGVLGKSGAHKVMLMAAVAFNLKKYMKYKPSKSISVATALEKERQQSSTGSSFLFSPLFFN, encoded by the coding sequence ATGCAGGGCAGGAAAACTTTCACGGATGAGAAGGAGCTGCACTTCTCGCTGTCGGCACACGTGCCGGAGCACAGCTTCTATAGGCAACTGAAGCAGCAGCTGGACCTAAACTTTCTCTACGAACTGACGGGGCAATTCTACGGGCGTTGCGGCCAGCAGAGCATCGACCCGGTGGTGTTCTTCAAGCTCTGCCTGGTAGGCTACTTGGAGAACATTATCTCGGACAGAAAGCTCATCGAGCACTGCAGCATGGCCGTGGACACGGCCAAGGGTGTTATTTCTCATGTGCGGGCGGACTTTGGCGACGGCCGGGACAGCCAGCACCTGCCTTCCCTGGTGATGCAGGTGCAAGGTAGGCTAAAGGAGAATGCGCTGCTCATGCAGGAGCTGCTGGCCGATGCCGGCTACTCCAACGGCTCCAACTACCACATGCTCGAGCAGCAGGGCATCACAGGCTGGATCCCCGTGTTCGGCAAGTACAAGCCCGAGATAGAGGCCTTTCCCTATGACAAGGAGAGCGACCGCTACATGTGCCCCATGGGCAAGCCGCATCCTTTCAAGGGCTTTGACCGCACTGCGGACGGCAGGCTGCTGAAGAACTACTGGGCGGCCCCGGCGGACTGCAGGCAGTGCGCGTCCAAACCCACCTGCGCCCCCAAAGCCCGGTGCCGCAAGATCACCCGCACGGCCTATGACGAGCAGTACCAGCGGGCCTATGCCAGGCAGAACAGCAGGCGCGGCAAGCGCATGAAAAAGCTTCGTCAGAGCACCGTGGACCCGGTCTTCGGGACCCTTGTACAGCATTACGGCCTGCGCAGAATCGGTGTACTAGGAAAATCAGGGGCGCATAAGGTCATGCTTATGGCCGCCGTTGCCTTCAACCTCAAAAAGTACATGAAGTACAAACCATCAAAGTCAATCAGTGTAGCCACGGCACTGGAAAAAGAGCGGCAACAGAGCTCTACAGGCAGTTCCTTTTTATTTTCACCGCTTTTCTTCAACTGA
- a CDS encoding heme NO-binding domain-containing protein has translation MHTFTEDSMHGSIFIFLKRFVESSSGYSAWINLLESAGLPHRASAPYRMDEVYPIGELFALISAAARAEGTPEADFQERFGRFLVPDLLLVFKRFIDPSWRTLQMLLHVGSHMHGGIRRENGKTNPPPLHVTSVGRNVLVIDYHSRRRMAGFAVGIIKGLASYFDEGDRVSVVPATALNAERVQLKVTFE, from the coding sequence ATGCACACATTTACCGAAGACAGCATGCACGGGTCGATCTTCATTTTCCTGAAGCGGTTCGTAGAGAGCAGCAGTGGCTACAGCGCCTGGATCAACCTGCTGGAGAGCGCGGGGCTGCCCCACCGCGCCAGCGCCCCCTACCGGATGGACGAGGTGTACCCCATCGGCGAGCTCTTTGCCCTCATCTCGGCCGCCGCCCGCGCCGAGGGCACGCCGGAGGCCGACTTCCAGGAGCGGTTCGGCCGCTTCCTGGTGCCCGACCTGCTGCTGGTCTTCAAGCGCTTCATAGACCCCTCCTGGCGCACGCTCCAGATGCTGCTGCACGTGGGCTCGCACATGCACGGGGGCATCAGGCGTGAGAACGGCAAGACCAACCCGCCCCCGCTGCACGTGACCAGCGTGGGCAGAAACGTGCTCGTCATCGACTACCACTCCAGGCGCAGGATGGCCGGCTTTGCCGTGGGCATCATCAAGGGGCTAGCCAGCTACTTTGACGAGGGTGATAGGGTGAGCGTGGTGCCAGCCACGGCCCTGAACGCCGAGCGGGTCCAGCTCAAGGTGACGTTTGAATAA
- a CDS encoding NAD(P)H-binding protein has translation MRQTVAVLGGTGQTGKHVVQKLLELGLHVRVLSRDLAKARELFGNSVEVIAGDLVEVRDLKALVTGATHLLAAHGADRFSGERRYELVDYVGMDKALDSIPAGQATHIVYLSCCIVYKSALLSSTHLGQPLYWKRLTEDLVQRSGHPYTIVRPGRLNSSKSGSLQVVAEQLDLGGGYIAREDVAEVMVQAMQYENARGKTFETFNVAVLPARDWNKFFSELKADTKLV, from the coding sequence ATGAGACAAACAGTCGCTGTTCTAGGCGGAACAGGTCAAACAGGAAAGCACGTCGTGCAAAAGCTGCTTGAGCTGGGTTTGCATGTGCGTGTGCTGAGCAGGGATCTGGCTAAAGCCCGGGAGCTTTTTGGCAACAGCGTCGAGGTCATTGCAGGTGACCTTGTGGAGGTCAGGGATCTGAAGGCTTTGGTCACCGGTGCGACGCACCTTCTGGCAGCCCATGGAGCTGACCGTTTCTCTGGTGAGCGCAGGTATGAGCTGGTGGATTATGTGGGGATGGATAAGGCCTTGGATAGCATTCCCGCAGGGCAGGCGACGCATATTGTCTATCTGTCCTGCTGCATCGTTTATAAGTCTGCCTTACTATCTTCAACCCATTTGGGCCAGCCGCTCTATTGGAAAAGGCTCACGGAAGACTTGGTGCAAAGAAGCGGCCATCCCTACACAATTGTCCGGCCTGGCCGGCTCAACAGCAGCAAAAGCGGCAGCCTTCAGGTAGTTGCCGAGCAGCTGGACTTGGGCGGTGGGTACATCGCCAGGGAAGACGTGGCGGAGGTCATGGTGCAGGCTATGCAATATGAGAATGCCAGGGGTAAAACTTTTGAGACCTTCAATGTGGCCGTGCTCCCTGCCCGTGATTGGAATAAGTTCTTCTCGGAATTAAAAGCAGATACCAAGCTGGTTTAA
- a CDS encoding LLM class flavin-dependent oxidoreductase — translation MDHKEIAYSILELAIVSQGETIQQTLHNSLALAKEAEARNYKRIWFAEHHNSDNIGSSATSILIGYVAENTTTIQVGSGGVMLPNHSPLIIAEQFGTLAHLYPGRIDLGLGRAPGTDQATARAIRSDFMEAAHSFTREIEKIQQYFSVENKGAKVRAPIAEGTAVPLYVLGSTTDSSHIAAEKGLPYAFASHFASTHLHNALRIYEQEFQPSEFLDKPYAIAGVNVLVADTDEEAEKLFTSLIRMFVGVLTGSRDPLQPPTEMTEELREVLQHPTLQQMLRYSFVGSKQTVKTQIQEFLEETGVDELIAVSTMYSLSDRLKSAQLFAEIMMEINKGR, via the coding sequence ATGGATCATAAAGAAATAGCTTATTCTATTTTAGAACTTGCCATTGTATCGCAGGGGGAAACTATACAACAGACGCTGCACAATTCCTTGGCATTGGCAAAAGAAGCGGAAGCACGTAACTACAAACGCATCTGGTTTGCCGAGCATCATAACTCGGATAATATTGGCAGCAGCGCCACCTCCATCCTCATTGGCTACGTGGCCGAAAACACCACCACGATCCAGGTAGGTTCAGGCGGTGTGATGCTCCCTAATCATTCGCCCTTGATTATAGCAGAACAGTTTGGGACTTTGGCTCATTTATACCCTGGCCGCATTGATTTGGGTCTTGGAAGGGCGCCTGGTACCGACCAGGCAACTGCGCGTGCTATCCGGTCAGATTTTATGGAGGCAGCACATTCTTTTACTCGGGAAATAGAAAAAATTCAGCAGTATTTTTCAGTAGAGAATAAAGGTGCCAAAGTAAGGGCTCCCATTGCAGAGGGTACAGCTGTTCCGCTGTATGTATTGGGCTCAACTACCGATAGCTCACATATAGCGGCTGAAAAAGGATTGCCTTACGCTTTTGCCAGCCATTTTGCCTCAACACATTTACACAACGCCCTGCGAATCTATGAACAGGAGTTTCAACCTTCCGAGTTTTTAGATAAACCCTATGCCATCGCCGGGGTGAATGTTTTAGTTGCCGATACCGATGAAGAAGCCGAAAAACTGTTCACCTCCTTAATAAGAATGTTTGTGGGTGTGTTGACAGGATCCAGAGACCCATTACAGCCACCAACCGAAATGACTGAAGAGTTGAGAGAAGTACTTCAACATCCAACCTTACAGCAAATGCTCAGGTACTCCTTCGTCGGTAGTAAGCAAACAGTGAAGACGCAAATTCAGGAATTCTTGGAAGAAACGGGAGTGGATGAACTGATAGCTGTATCCACCATGTACAGCCTGAGTGACCGCTTAAAATCTGCCCAATTATTTGCAGAGATCATGATGGAAATAAACAAAGGCAGATAA
- a CDS encoding NADPH-dependent F420 reductase, with protein MKIGIIGTGHIGKTLALKLSAAGHEVHVANSRGPETIGSEVLATGAKALTAEQAALDKDAIIISIPLHRIPEIAPLLAGISDETVVIDTSNYYPGRDNRIDSIEAGQVESLWVQQQLARPVAKAWNAIGSDSFAKKGKPAGSSDRIAIPIAADREIDRKVTMALVEETGFDAFDAGSLNESWRQQPGAPAYGTDLTLKELPAAIAAADRARLPKRRDLAVAAFQERLGDATTNPDADFGVSLSRVLFM; from the coding sequence ATGAAAATAGGAATCATTGGAACCGGCCATATCGGTAAAACTCTAGCCTTGAAACTGAGTGCGGCAGGGCATGAGGTACATGTTGCGAACTCAAGAGGCCCGGAAACGATAGGCAGTGAAGTGCTTGCTACTGGTGCAAAAGCGTTAACGGCTGAGCAAGCTGCTTTGGATAAGGATGCGATCATCATATCCATTCCCCTTCACCGCATTCCTGAGATTGCGCCGCTTCTGGCTGGCATTTCAGATGAAACAGTCGTGATTGACACCTCAAACTACTATCCAGGACGTGACAACAGAATTGACAGCATTGAGGCTGGGCAAGTCGAAAGCCTATGGGTGCAGCAACAATTAGCACGCCCAGTGGCAAAGGCATGGAATGCCATTGGTTCAGATTCCTTTGCAAAGAAAGGGAAGCCGGCCGGAAGCTCTGACCGGATCGCTATCCCAATAGCCGCAGATCGGGAAATTGACCGGAAGGTGACGATGGCCCTGGTTGAGGAAACGGGATTCGATGCGTTTGATGCAGGTTCACTCAACGAGTCCTGGCGGCAGCAACCAGGCGCACCTGCCTACGGCACCGACCTCACGTTGAAAGAACTGCCGGCTGCCATTGCGGCAGCCGATAGGGCGCGATTACCTAAACGACGCGATCTGGCGGTTGCAGCGTTTCAAGAACGACTTGGAGATGCCACAACTAATCCTGATGCAGACTTCGGTGTCAGTTTAAGCCGGGTGTTATTTATGTGA
- a CDS encoding alpha/beta hydrolase, producing the protein MRNRTLKQSVRLVLLTIVISGLSFLNLAHAQTGKQAIEMVTSYDGIKLRLSKDYPKKQAKAVLIVAHGLSNHLGLYDKFTKDLNKENIAVYRYDHRGHGLSGGKRGYVKSFFEMVDDMDVIVKKAKAENPKLPVFILGHSMGGHVAALYGTKNPGQVDGYILAAGVLRYHQMNFGWLPRPEDPESYISAIEAAHGTLNLPGLEDLKELSVAGDTLSLNEVSVSLINAFEGGLEYLRDNSRKFTDPVLLVSGDADLYVVPQDAIDFYQETNSTDNSLRLYSGIGHFLMNEEKGDIVTKDIADWIKRRF; encoded by the coding sequence ATGAGAAATAGAACCCTTAAACAATCAGTAAGGCTGGTGTTGCTCACCATAGTAATCAGCGGATTGAGTTTTCTGAACTTGGCACATGCGCAAACCGGAAAGCAAGCTATTGAGATGGTTACGTCTTACGACGGGATAAAATTGCGACTAAGCAAAGATTACCCGAAGAAGCAGGCCAAGGCGGTTTTAATTGTCGCGCACGGCTTGTCGAACCACCTGGGTCTGTACGATAAATTTACGAAGGATTTAAACAAAGAGAATATCGCTGTCTATCGCTATGACCACCGGGGTCACGGCCTTTCCGGAGGCAAGAGAGGCTATGTAAAAAGCTTCTTTGAAATGGTGGACGATATGGATGTCATCGTAAAGAAAGCCAAAGCGGAAAACCCGAAATTGCCTGTTTTTATTCTCGGGCACAGCATGGGCGGGCATGTGGCTGCCTTGTATGGCACCAAGAACCCAGGTCAGGTCGATGGGTATATCTTAGCGGCCGGGGTGCTGCGTTATCACCAAATGAATTTTGGATGGCTGCCTAGGCCCGAAGATCCCGAAAGCTACATTTCTGCCATAGAAGCCGCCCATGGAACCTTGAACCTGCCGGGCCTGGAAGATTTAAAGGAACTTTCTGTTGCGGGGGATACGCTTTCCCTGAACGAGGTTTCGGTTTCCCTGATCAATGCTTTTGAAGGCGGTTTGGAGTATCTGCGCGACAACAGCCGCAAGTTCACCGACCCGGTGCTTTTGGTAAGCGGTGACGCCGATCTGTACGTGGTGCCGCAGGATGCGATTGATTTCTACCAGGAAACCAATTCAACCGACAACAGCTTGCGTTTATACAGCGGCATCGGCCATTTTTTGATGAATGAGGAAAAAGGTGATATTGTCACCAAAGACATTGCCGACTGGATTAAGCGCAGATTTTGA